The sequence TGTATGCCACATAATTGATGGATGCTACAAACCTAGATGGGAATGGAACATCGATTGCCTTCAAATTACTATAGCTATAGTGTATATGAACACTTAATAGACAATGAAGATCAAATTTATTCTACCTTTTAATTGATAAATATAATAGTGGGTATATTATGAAAATGAATTGGAGAAAACCATAAAAATGTATAGATTGAGTAATGAAGCATCCATTGGAGATATAATTAATGGGATAGATGTAGGCAATGATGATAATCTCAACTATTTACACCAACTAATTGTACATCTATCTTTGTGGCTTGGAAATTTATAAAGAAATGCTTAAAAATTGAACTCCTACAACTAGTACAAGAAAACCATTTGACGAAATTCTTGAAAGCCATATGCTAgtcaaattaataataaatatatttttatcataaatttaattttattaatattttaaaacatttattttaattAGTTGGAAGTGCATGCTCATTAGAAAGGCTATGTAATATTTTTTCAAATAACTTATGAAGTCTAAAAAGTAATTACTATGCAATTAAGAGTTAGTTATGGGCTTGAAAGGTATAAAAGAAACACTTTCAAATGTAAAAGGGTTGATTTTTTCAAGTGCCGCAATCATTTCTAATATAGCTAGTAAAAAATATAGGTCTTTTTGGATTCACATGTGGATTTTTTTAAGTTGTGTAATATTCTTATGTTTTGAGgtttttttgaattattattacCAATTTTTCATATGTTAAATCAATAATTTCTTTTATCATTATCATAAACCATTTGATCAACTATTTGATCATTTATAAATTATGCAACATATGACATAAAATAGATAAAACTAAAGAAATTTTTACTTCCTTTGCATATATCAAATTGACAATTACTTTTAAACTACAAGTTCAATAAAAAAATAGCCTTTCTACTTTGGATACAAAGGTGTTGAAGCTAGAAGAAAGTATTAAATGGTTCTTCACATAGTTCGATATGGCTATGAGAAAGACTAAGAGACTTGAGGCTATGGCTGAGGCGAGAGCTAGGGTTGATAAATGGACTATGGacgaaaaggatgaatgggtctaGGAAGCCGCTAGTAATATGGATGGAAAATTAGAGAAATGGGACAAATTTGATGGGATGTTGAATGACCTTTAAGAAAATGTGTCTCAGAGAAAGAAGAGTAAGGCAACAATAGAAATGAAGAAAAGCCAAGAGATCCTAAAGCGAAAAGTTGACGATATGTCCAAGCTGAGCTAGGAGATGGCTTTGGCTTTCTTGTAGGCTATTTAGGAGGAAATTGATCACGGGAAAGTGAAGTATAAGAGGCATGCAGCCCTGAAAGATTCGGCTTCCTTGTAGGCTATTTGTGAGGAAATTGATCACAAGAAAGTGAAGCATAAGAGGCATGCATTGTCTTCCTCTGCTATAATGGAGCCGCCTATCTTTGTGGTCAAAGAAACTCCAGATTCTGGTACTCTGATTCCTATTAAGGACTCTAACAAATAAAAATTTATCTAATTAAGTTTTAGGTTTGTGTAAAGATTGGCAAGAGCATAACGCCTCCGCCCAGTAGAccatccctttgcatctttggcaaGTGGTTggttagtttttcaattttttgttttctagTTTTGTCTCTAGTCTTGGTCTAGTTTTTGGGTATGTCCTATCTATTTTTGGCATTTTTTGTTTACAGCTGGATGTGCATTCCTCATGCGCCCTAAATGATGCCTTTTAGTAGTTATGTAATGGTTCGGACCTATCCTATGTTTTATTAATCAGAAATATAagcacaataaaaattaaataaaaatacataaaaCCTATAAGCTAACATCAATTTTTTAAAACCTATAATACTGATAAGAAAACGTTCATTCACTACTTTGTTAATATTGAATCCcatacatcaaaaataaaaaatccaagaaTATTATAAAACAAAGATCTCGAAGAGTTTTTCAACAACCAAAGTGAACAAAAAATTTAGTTAATATCAGTCCTCAATTTTATCTCTTTCGCTTTAACACCTCATATGCTGCCAACTTTGGTCGCATACTTTCTCTGTATAATCTGTCAACAATTCTTTGCAATAAAATTAAGGTTTTCCCTTCTTCAATTTTGTTAATGGTGACCATTAAGCCTTTCTTTATTTTGACTCCACTGAGGCTAACAATACTATCACCCGGCATCAGTAAACCTACAATCATCCATTCTCCTCTCTTTTGAAAGAGATGCACACTGGTGTGACTTTTATGGGTGAGCTTCATATTCATTGAAGGAGTTATAAGAAAAGTATATATAGTGATTGCACTCGATGAGCTTCCCATCTCCACCACATGCTCTCCTCTCTTTACCTCAGCGACTGTTTGGGCGTCGATCACTTCCGAAAATAAGTTTATATTCAAATTGCTTATCGCTTTAGGCACTGCCTTCCCTATTAAAAACGTATACTCTGTCGGCAACCTCTGAACCATTTAAAACACCAATGCAAAGTGAGCCAACATCAAACAATTATTAGAAATATTAGCAAcacaaaacaacaatttttttaaaatgcaACTTAAAAAGTAGTAAATCCATTTTATCCTATTGCCACAAAATCACCGAATTCATTTTCCACAATAAATTGAGTTGCTTTCCGCACAAATCCAATGTTTTGCGTTGGGAGAAAGTAAGCAGTACCTTCAGTCCACAAATGCAATTCCATACACTTGGATCTCCATATTCGGGCACTTGTATTACCAGACTTTTCAATCCTTGCAACTCGTCGAGACCTTCTATACTCTGCAGCTGGTGACATTCACCAATATCAATACGCTCCAGGCAGGATAGACGTACGAGGCTTTGCGACGATTTCATCGATTTCTTCCGTTTACAGATGACTTGATGCTCTGCTGCAGAAGATAACCCTGATATTGTTTCCAATTTTGGACATTTATGCACTGCAAGAGTTTTCAGTCTCTCTAGCTGCTCTATTTCCATTTCTTTTAAATTTTCCATGTATTTAACTTCCAGTGATCGAAGTCTGGGACACATCTTTCCACTAATTGCCAAGATGGATATATCATCAAGATGGCCAAGTTGTACGGTTTCAAGGCTATTCATGCGGCTGCTTCTAAAACCCTCGAAATGAGGtgaatatagattaaaaatccCACTTAAAGAGATGCCGCCCCCAGACATACTTAATAATCTAAGATTACTAAGTTTTTGAAGTGATTCTAGGAGGAATTCTATATAAGTTTTCTCCAAGGAATCTAGTATGTGTAATTCTTCCAAATTAATGAACTTTCCTATTGAATCTGGAAGACTTTGCAACGAGGGAGATCGTGAGATGAACAGTATTCTCATATCGAAACTGCCCTGGCATTCACAATTAATTTCAGAAAATGAATTATCTCTGAGTAGTAAACAATCTTCGCAAACTAGTACTGTGAAATGTATTCTCTGCCCGTGAAGGGACACTTATTTCAAACAAAGATTAGCGAAATACCTGGGTATTGGTCTGCATCTGCTGCTGAAAAGTGCTCCACAATTCTTCGATGTTCGAAACAGATAAATAGCGCAGTTTTTGTAGAGGAATCCATGTAGGAATGCTTTTTAAGATGCCCTCTTTGTTACCAAGTTCAAGCCACAGGAGTTCAGTCTCAGAAGAGTCATCCGAACTACCTATTAAATAAGAAATTTCAGTTTCAAGGGTTGAGTCCTTGAAGGAATGAAAACACCTGCACTTTGTTTGTTCTAGGATTTGTTTAAATCCCTTTGCTTCCTGCATATATAAGGATCAGCTTTAAATTTGAGGATCGCTGATAAAAAAATATAAGACCACATAAACTGAAATGCATTTTCAAAAGATATTTTATagattcaaaatgaaaaacataaagAAGAAGCACACCATAGATCTAAGAACCTCTGAATTCCACAACCGAGGAGGGTCTGCCAATTGTCTTCCTAGATTGCGGACGTGATCATGCATTTGAAACTCATCATCCTTGCTCAGTTCAACTAGGCACCTATCTTGCAGGGTTTGAACTGCATGCTCAGCGTCCCAACCGGATGCATTCCAGATTGATATGGCCACATTTTTAACTAGATATCCTGTCTTCTTATTGGAAAAACAAGCAATGTCTATAAATATCTGTTTCTCCTGACTGTCCAGACCATCAAAGCTGATTTTAAGGCTTTGCATTATATCCATGGGCTGGGTATCCATAACTTTTTCCAATTCCAACTCCCAATCATCTTCATTCTTACCATAAAGATGGTCGCCCAAAACTCTAAGTGCGAGGGGTAAACCTCCACAGAATTTCACGAAGCTTTCATTCAAATTCTCATATGTAGGAGATAGAGGTAGATTCGGTCTGCCTAAAGCATGGCTAGTGAAAAGATTTATAGCATGATCCCAATTCATCCCCTTCATCCTATAATGGATATCTGCACCCGTTAACACACTTTGGTCACGGGTTGTAATAATTACCAGGCTATCAGAGCTCAGCATAGCTTCAGGTAACAAGGTATCTACCTGGTCTCGATGATCTATATCATCGAGGACAATAAGAAAATGCAAATGCTTTGCCTTTCTGAGACGATGCTCCAGCTGTCCTATTCCTTCAGTAGTATCGCCAAACTTTCGATCTTCATGAAAGAGATCATAGAAGAGCTTACTTTGCATGGAAGGTAAAGCACTATTGGCATGCGATTTTCTCACATGAGAGAGAAAGCATGATGCATCGTAGCCTGAACGCTTATTGTTATACAATTCTTTTGCCAGGGTGGTCTTGCCAGAACCCCCAAGTCCAAAGATCCCTACTATCGTGACCCTGTCCCTTGCTGCCTTTGAACAAGACCTTTCAAAATCTTCGACGAGTTCATCAAGTCCAACCGGATATTTCGCAACAGGTAACAGGgccctcttttccttttcttgcagcACACGGGACACAATCCTTTCACACAAATTGCTGAAACCCAAAACCGAGAATCTCTCTAGAAAGTCATTCTACTGAGGTAAATTAAATGTCATGTATTAGAGGAAAAGGGCAAACATGATGAATGCAATCGAAACGAAGTACATAGCGGTAAGCTTACTCTTTGTGCTCGCTTTATTCATAACCAGATATATTTGAAGCAGATTCCAGGGAGCTTTTCCATTTATAAAGCTTATCAAGATTCCTCCCTTTACTCCAATAATTAGAAAATGCCGCAGCATACTGTGATTTGTCATTGTCGATGTAGCGTAGCTCCCACGGTTGGACATCATAGAAGACAGGTATAAAGAGGGCGTCAGTTTGTTGCAATATAAGAACGAGCTCGTCTAAGCACCACGGGGACTCTGCATATCTTCTTGAAAAAATGGCTATTTGGACCACAGATGTGCATATGGCATTGTGAATTGCAGATGGAATAGAATCTTCTCCTTCTGTCTCTTCACGGTCTACAAATGCCTGGCAGAGTCTGTCCTTAAGGTGGTCATGCAGCTCTTTAGCAAGGGTGTCTTCGACATCAGTGCCCCGTATGCTAATGAATGAATCATATACTTTGGGACTGACAATTGATCTTTTCTGCGGATATGAGGAAGTTGAAGCCATGAATCCTGGGCTAGAATTGCAAATGTATCAAACTTTCTAAAGCAGACTGACCTCGATTCGATAAAAGGGTAGACAAACAGCTATTATTTATAGAGCGGTGATAATATCGTTTCTTCGCATAGTCGTGGGGCATCGAAATTTCTCGCATCGGATTGGCGACACGCGCATCACGACAGCATCTTGccatttgaaaaagataaaacatTACTGTCATCTGCAATAATTCGCACCGTTATGATTGTAACTAACAAACTCATCAATCAAGAACTACATAGGTTAGAGATTTTGGATTTATACGCGATTTGGATGAGAGAGAATATGTTTTTTTATATGAGAAATTGTTTTCCATGGAAATATTACTACTTGTTTAAGAAAGGGGTTTCTTGGTTTAACAATATCtcagattttgatatgttgaaTGGTTGTTCCAGAAAGATTTTAATTGGTTTATTTTGAATATGCTTAAATAGTTTCTTAATTGTATACACTCTTAAATTTTATTACATCTAATTATGAAAATGTGcatttctattttatgtattttttttaaaattatcattGGTTGCCCCGTGAGCACTCCACTCCTAaattaaactagcaattgcaccttagtgtgcaatgggtatgctgaagaggtgtggaaggtcaattaggacaAAATTTGGTCCATTTTTATGCATAAATTTTTGCAGTAAatgagatcaattggtaggccaaatttaaaaaataatgttgcttttgcaacaaaggtctcaatggagaagtgatagtttcAGATCCACTTTTGCATTCTCTTACAAGGTTCCAATTATAACTGAAACAAAACTTTTTGATTCGGAAGATAATCAAGTTCCATaaccaataggctcatgttatgtttgcaatcaaGTGAAAGGGCGAGAGAGGTAGAGGAGTGAAAAGCAAGAcaaaaagagagaggtaaagaggtaaatatagagatatagatagacATGGAGATGAGATGAATATCAATATGGAGAAAGGAGAGAAAAAGAtggagaaaaggagagagatatggagggaaaaagagagagaagagagaggattaGAAAGATGTTGAAGCTCAAAAAATAAGTAGTGAGAGAGAGATTGTAGTATAGAGATAAACAAATAAAGATACATGGATAGatgaaaagaagaaatatggaaagatggatataaagaggaaaatacATATGAATATAGAGGTTTAAAAGGAGGGATAGGGAGATCAGAgcgagaaagagggagagagagatggatatatagagggagacatgtatatatatagaaggGGGAGAAAAAGATAGAGGTAGAaaggaagatagagtgagagaggaagatgataaaatagatagagagatacagCGATGTAGAGTGAGAGATTAAGATAATAAAAATATGAAGATAATAGAGGTATATAGAGGAATATGGAGAGATAAAGACATATATAGATAGTGAGATAaagtgatagagatatagagatataaggagacatagagagagggagagatggagagacatACAAAGgttgatatatagatatatagagagaacgatatgaagggagagggagagaaatatggggagatagaggaagagatagacatatgtgtgtgtgtgtgtgtgtgtgtgtgtgtgtgtgtgtgtgtgtgtgtgtgtgtgtgtgtgtgtgtgtgtgagagagagagagagagagagagagagagagaataagtagAGAGAGatactaaaataaaaatttaaagataattattctacagtaagttaaaatttaataagacaaatgtataaattatttattaattctaTTCTTTTAAAATTACTATTTGTAATTGAACCTTAAAAGAAGTGATGATcagaataatttaataaaaaataaaatatcctAATAAAGGAAGATTAAATTACAATatattcttataaaaaaatatataaataaaagatagatttctaatttaaaaaataagtattctacaataattaaaattttaacaaGACAAATAACTATAAATGAAATGAATTCTAATAATTcagaattattatttataatttcattaaaaaacataaataattaaaatcatattttcaCTCAATGAAAAATAATCAtttaaaaaagtagaaaaaatagctaattctttcttttttaataattttgtcttttccagttttgaaactttaaaaaaaattaaatattcaaattaaaaaatataccattaaaaatattattattaaaagagTAAAATAGTAGATTTTTCTTTTGTGCACATTGTTTtcttaattaatcatattaaaatattttttaaagttttttatcatttttaaaaattaatattaatgtaaacaaatgATTGAGATTAATTCAATCGTCTTGCATCCTTCTATTCAaatttgaaccattgatttcaataagtaagtTGAAAACTTCATATAGGGTATGTCTTCGACATAAATATAAAAACCTTaatgacatttttttttatcaagttgAAGGCACAAATATTTAGATAAAAATATGATTTATATGAGCAAGTTATCACATGGAAGATTTTATTgaacattgtgttgtcattgatgtcaaatcacatgagaaaggaattgtcaatattgtcattgatttcaaggtATCAAGGATTTTAGAGTAATCTTAATTACTTATATCATGCCATAAAAAATAATTTGAGAGAAGTGGAAGATAGAGCTTAGTGATATTAATAGCAAAATTATATACTAGTGTCAGTTGTTGGCATGAGTCCATAAGTGTCTTTGGTAGGCTGATAAAGTTCATTGCTCAAAAATTATATGTGCACCTAGTTGCCctgtcatgtttttgattaaggaaaaagcaggttttgaaggggccacgaaaccctttacaagaagaacttaaacaacaaagctatgAGAAACAGAAAAGAATAAAACCACAAAAAAACCAGCAGAAAACCGAAGAAAACCGAAAAAAGCCCTAGCAAGCCTTCCAGcattcagattttttccagggctttagccagggtgttgttgatatcatacagctctttgatgttgtctttgaggttagggggatcctttgctgaagtagccacaactttcttgatattgGCCTTGGTTCTCTTCGCAGTACCATCCACTGGtgtagcatcaccacttccagcCTGGATGGTCTCTTCCTCCAGATCAAGATCCACGACCGGTTTAGGAGTGCAGGTATGGTCAACAACCTTGGcaatgtcctccaggtttttagtgatagctgagaggatacttgggataactcccatcagatttttcatctcttcttttccctcttccagcgattttaccttattctccatttcttgCTTCTAATTAATCtactctctattttcatcctccctcttttcatccgTTTTTATCCCTTTCTTATCCAGGTTTTTTAGGGTCTTGTAGGTCCATCTATCGAAATCCATTCTAgcctcagagagcttcttgaggttatccaggataagccctttaccaacactttccttgtcctcgctatCCCTGTCCTCAGTCAGGTCtttctcagagtctttgttcatttccttctcagaattcactTTAGTTTCCTCGTTATCTTTAGGTtccacttcttccatcagatggttgttgtccttatcAAGGCATTCACTGAGGGTAGGGCTTTCTTAACTAGGCTCATTATCgccactttcttcctcgttgcccagctcctcatctttccaactgtcTTCACCATTGGAGTTGTCTGTATCCATTCTGCTACTTTCCTTAACAACATCCTCTGTTTCCAACCCAGggacacttttcctttttttgctagaggatgccttctccttgctagtttctccctcttccatctttctcttgcctgGCGAGgcggaaatcctcttattttccagcagggtgagggttttgcaatgctcataaatgagtagcagaagcccacagtggagaatcgggctggaagggttagtcctgtgtttgttgagggacctagagagggaccgaaaaaggtagtagggtagagatacctttttgtcatgtctgaaatagtttaagagcatgaagtggtagttgtgggccctggagaaatagccttcaaccgtgatgtactccataattgcgtTCAGAACCTAGCCCCACAACTTCTTAATGTTTGCAGCTTCATAGTAGCCCtcagtagccttgccaattttggccctctctttctcttttcgtgGGAACAGGttaaccgcattgttggagactttaaggtctcaaaAGAAAGTTGCCCtatcatgttgttcatgttggggAATGTTACATTAGTAGATaggtttatttttttgtttataataAAAATCTTTTGTTGTTATGGAATTGTTAGTCAGTTTTACAACTATATCACCTTTTAAAGTTTATGGCTTGAATTAATAAAAGCAAATTATGCTTTAAATTTTCATTCTACGTTCACATATGGTATTAGAGTACAATTTCTTCCCAATCTTTGATGTGTtcttacaataataaaaatattgaaGAGGCTATAAATCAATTGCAAAATTATTATAAAGGATGGTGTAGACTAAAATGTGGATGGTAATTCAATTTTAAATCAATGTGCCTTTTTTGAATATGTTGCATACCTCCTAGTTGCAAAAAATTAGGATTGAAGTGTTTCATTAATTGGTTACTTTATCGATGCCTATATCTTAAATGATAAGTTGTGGTAGTGGCATATTTTCTATCAACTAGAGATGGTGTTTGGCATTTAGAATTAATTGCAATGAAAGATGTGAAtaaaatgcaaataaatgatttagGGATAACGTAAATATGactataaattattatatattttttgtgtTCATTTCTGAATTGTCATGGTAATTGAATCAATGCAAATAGGTTTTGAATTAAATTTTAGTTTTTCAGTGTCCTTCATTTCATTTGTTCAAAGTTAACATTATTCTAGTACACTTAATCATGATAAATAGATTGTGGACGTTGAGGATTATTTGATTACCTTCTTGAATGATGCTTTGTGCCTCACCATTATAACATTGCTCTACTCCATTTACATTGCCAACATAAAGGTACTTACAATATTTCTATGAAAGGATAGAGACAACTATGAATTATTCTATAGAAATAGCATAGATAATGGTGTTGGAAAATAAATAGGTTCAATAATAGATTGTGAAAAATCAATATATTCAATAAACTAATTAGAGGATGGGATTCAAGAGTTGGATAGTAGCAACATGATAATATGAAACTCATATGAAAATCTGATAATTAAGTTGTGTTAATTGTGGAAAAtgcatgattagatccttcttctttatgatgcaAAAAATTAGCATATTAACCAttcttaataaacctatcttatgtgaaccTATAACAAAAGTAAATTAGGATTGAGTAGTACACTATATCCCATGTGTTCCTCTCTAGAATCTAATTTATCTATTAAGCTGCACAAAGAaacaatgctttgataccaattgttgaacacactagGTTACAAATTTTAGCACATCTTATGTTAAAAGCTTTACTCCATTAATAGATCATATCTACAACAAATGAAATAATAGAGCATAGGAAATAATAGGACATTAGGACACCATATTTACATAGAAAATACAACAAGGAAAAACATTAGTGGGAAAGATGCTTGGATCTACTATCCCAATCTATCCTCACATATAAAACTAGGATTACATTTtgttttatgggctacaacccaaagtgAGTTGCAACTCCCTAAAACATAGTTTAATGATTACAACCAAAGGAAATTCACTACTCCATAGAACTTACAACATTTTGAACAAAGATGCTAAAACCTTAGAAAAACATATTTGGAagatttgatgatttatttcaTACTACAATACAATTCTGCAAGATCCCCTCTCTTCTCCTTTCAATATATCATCCATTACTTCCTTGCACTTCTCAACAAGATTAACCTTCTATTTAGATCCTCTACATGCTTCAAAATATCAATAAGGTTGCCTTCAAGGCAATGTGTAGATGTGACATGTATTTTTTACCATTCAACCACTTGGTATGTACCCTTTGCAAGTCTcgaaaacatcaattaggtcaattGTAAATGAAACATGCAGTGCTTTACTAGTCAGCCTTAAAAAACACATATGCCAAGATAGATAACATGTTCTAGTCCGAAACAAGTTTGAAATGGTCCAAAGCATATCTCCATAAATCCTCCAAAGTAGCACCAACACACAAAAACAAGAAACAACTATGCAAACCATATCATGTTAGTCTATTAGCAATTAGTCACACAAAGTAACAACACTAAACTACTTGTGATACTAGAATCATAGAGAAAAGTAATGTGCTTCAATCCTTGAGCACTTATGAGACATGTGGAGAGTCCACATAGGCCCATACAAAGAAAATGTGTAACCTTCTAGTGGTGCAAGTACAAAACCACTCATATAGGTGAAAAAGCACACTAGTTCAACCATATCACCTGAACACTTTGAAAACTAAAATTGTGGTGCACCAAATTATATGGAACATGAATAGACTATACCTTAAGTAGACATATTGGATCTTGTTCTCAAAGTCGCTTGATCGTATCATTCAGTACAATGGAATGTAGACCTTTTACTTTACTTTAGTATAGTCTAGTACACCATCATATCTAACTTTCTCCACGGAAGGAGttgtgaattcaacattgaatataaCATATTTTTAGCTCTATGATCTTCAATTTTAAACCATGAAACACAATCTTTCTATTCAAAAGAATGTGGACCAAAATACTATGTCTCTGTATTAGAAGATAAACTATTAATGCATTAGACAGCTTCTAAGAAACTTACTACTATGTTTGATACACTAAACTAACAAGATATTATTGTAGAAATCTTGAAAATATATCAATAGATGTGTACCCACATCTGCATCTTACTAAGACATAATAATAGTACTAAAAAACACTGACTTACTCTAGATACATTGATGCTCAATATGGACATGAACTCTAGAAGATATGATACAATTGTATTCTAATGGTAGCATTACAACTTCTTTGCCAAAGTCAACATAAAAGTGCATCAAAAATACCATAGgttaacatcaatgataaaatatttacACCATATTTGCAAAGATAATTTactttttcaaaagaaaataagatataatttatgtattttattttgttttggtgAAGTACAAACCTCCTCATCAATGAGTGCTAGATGTAGACCCATTCCTTTCACCACCCATTCATGTTTAAAGAGTTGTCACTTtaaacaatctttctcaaactatACATCTCAATACAAGATCTTCTTAGTCACAATATTATGGATATTACTTTTCCTTGAAAACATGAAAGGATTTTGAACAACAATACTAATGTTATGTAGCACCCAATTTAATGATATCGCCGTTTTACAATTTGCATAAATAGAAGCCAATGAATCGCCCTTTTACAAGAAAAATACCCACGTTTCTGCAATATTTACGCACTCATATTAGGGTGTTCAACCATAGTTTGGTGTTTTGACTAATCACTAGTAACCGATGAAAGGTTTTAAATTGTCAATACTTTTCTTCTTATGCGCCCGATTAAAACGGACAAACTATGTGTCCTACGAAGAAGAGCATTAGGGGTGGAAACGTAATGCATTGGAAATATCGATCTCTTTGTCAATTAAGTGTTCAACACTATCTGTAATTATTTTTATCATACAATATTTATCTTCCACGAAACATCCTTTGG is a genomic window of Cryptomeria japonica chromosome 7, Sugi_1.0, whole genome shotgun sequence containing:
- the LOC131030821 gene encoding disease resistance protein Roq1-like, translating into MASTSSYPQKRSIVSPKVYDSFISIRGTDVEDTLAKELHDHLKDRLCQAFVDREETEGEDSIPSAIHNAICTSVVQIAIFSRRYAESPWCLDELVLILQQTDALFIPVFYDVQPWELRYIDNDKSQYAAAFSNYWSKGRNLDKLYKWKSSLESASNISERFSVLGFSNLCERIVSRVLQEKEKRALLPVAKYPVGLDELVEDFERSCSKAARDRVTIVGIFGLGGSGKTTLAKELYNNKRSGYDASCFLSHVRKSHANSALPSMQSKLFYDLFHEDRKFGDTTEGIGQLEHRLRKAKHLHFLIVLDDIDHRDQVDTLLPEAMLSSDSLVIITTRDQSVLTGADIHYRMKGMNWDHAINLFTSHALGRPNLPLSPTYENLNESFVKFCGGLPLALRVLGDHLYGKNEDDWELELEKVMDTQPMDIMQSLKISFDGLDSQEKQIFIDIACFSNKKTGYLVKNVAISIWNASGWDAEHAVQTLQDRCLVELSKDDEFQMHDHVRNLGRQLADPPRLWNSEVLRSMEAKGFKQILEQTKCRCFHSFKDSTLETEISYLIGSSDDSSETELLWLELGNKEGILKSIPTWIPLQKLRYLSVSNIEELWSTFQQQMQTNTQGSFDMRILFISRSPSLQSLPDSIGKFINLEELHILDSLEKTYIEFLLESLQKLSNLRLLSMSGGGISLSGIFNLYSPHFEGFRSSRMNSLETVQLGHLDDISILAISGKMCPRLRSLEVKYMENLKEMEIEQLERLKTLAVHKCPKLETISGLSSAAEHQVICKRKKSMKSSQSLVRLSCLERIDIGECHQLQSIEGLDELQGLKSLVIQVPEYGDPSVWNCICGLKRLPTEYTFLIGKAVPKAISNLNINLFSEVIDAQTVAEVKRGEHVVEMGSSSSAITIYTFLITPSMNMKLTHKSHTSVHLFQKRGEWMIVGLLMPGDSIVSLSGVKIKKGLMVTINKIEEGKTLILLQRIVDRLYRESMRPKLAAYEVLKRKR